From one Mycolicibacterium sp. HK-90 genomic stretch:
- a CDS encoding MOSC domain-containing protein has protein sequence MAQVLTVNVAHPRPNPAENRAITGIDKRPVDGAVAVRAPGPMHGGLGSGLVGDTIGDQQFHGGDDQAVYAYAREDLDAWESELARRIANGVFGENLTTAGVDVTNAVIGERWRVGSGGLELEVSRPRIPCRTFAAWLDVNGWVKTFTRTAIPGAYLRLISPGSVSAGDEIVVTERPAHDITIGVVFRALTLEPQLLPDILRADALPEPLRELAERRAEAR, from the coding sequence ATGGCACAGGTATTGACCGTCAACGTGGCCCATCCGCGCCCCAACCCGGCCGAGAACCGTGCCATCACCGGCATCGACAAGCGTCCGGTGGACGGCGCGGTCGCGGTTCGCGCCCCGGGCCCGATGCACGGCGGCCTCGGCAGTGGCCTGGTCGGCGACACGATCGGTGACCAACAGTTCCACGGAGGTGACGACCAGGCGGTTTATGCCTACGCCCGCGAAGACCTCGACGCCTGGGAGTCCGAGTTGGCCCGCCGGATCGCCAATGGCGTGTTCGGCGAGAACCTCACGACCGCGGGGGTCGATGTCACCAACGCCGTCATCGGTGAACGGTGGCGGGTCGGGTCCGGCGGGCTGGAGCTCGAGGTGTCCCGTCCGCGCATCCCGTGCCGCACCTTCGCAGCCTGGTTGGATGTCAACGGCTGGGTGAAGACCTTTACCAGGACTGCGATTCCAGGCGCCTACCTGCGGTTGATCTCCCCCGGTTCGGTATCCGCCGGAGACGAGATCGTGGTCACCGAACGGCCCGCCCATGACATCACCATCGGCGTCGTGTTCCGGGCGCTGACCCTGGAACCGCAACTCCTACCCGACATCCTTCGTGCGGACGCACTCCCGGAGCCGCTGCGCGAACTTGCCGAGCGACGCGCCGAAGCCCGGTGA
- a CDS encoding HD domain-containing protein, whose product MTFTITGAIAGIELPDTALVREVTEYIRDTEDDLLFHHSRRVFYFGALQGMRRGLRPDLELLYAGAMFHDIGLTERYRATSQRRFEVDGADAARDFLLERGIDDTAARKVWLGIALHTTPGVPEFLDPEIALVTAGVETDVLGIGRGDLTEEELTAVTAAHPRPDFKNRILRAFADGVRQRPASTFGTVNADVLAHFDDSFVREDFVEVIRSNGWPE is encoded by the coding sequence ATGACATTCACAATTACAGGCGCCATCGCCGGTATCGAACTACCGGACACCGCGCTGGTGCGGGAGGTCACCGAGTACATCCGCGATACCGAGGACGACCTGTTGTTCCACCACTCGCGGCGGGTGTTCTACTTCGGCGCCCTGCAGGGAATGCGCCGGGGCCTGCGGCCCGACCTCGAGTTGTTGTACGCGGGTGCGATGTTTCACGACATCGGGCTGACCGAGCGGTACCGCGCGACCTCGCAGCGGCGATTCGAGGTCGACGGCGCCGATGCCGCGCGGGATTTCCTGTTGGAGCGCGGCATCGACGACACGGCCGCCCGGAAGGTGTGGCTGGGCATCGCACTGCACACCACGCCGGGTGTGCCGGAGTTCCTCGACCCTGAGATCGCGCTGGTGACGGCCGGCGTCGAGACCGACGTACTCGGTATCGGCCGGGGAGATCTGACCGAGGAGGAGCTGACCGCCGTCACCGCGGCGCATCCCCGGCCGGATTTCAAGAACCGGATCCTGCGGGCATTCGCCGATGGCGTTCGGCAGCGGCCCGCGTCGACGTTCGGCACCGTGAACGCCGACGTGCTGGCGCATTTCGACGATTCCTTCGTCCGCGAGGATTTCGTCGAGGTGATCAGGTCCAACGGCTGGCCGGAATGA
- a CDS encoding o-succinylbenzoate synthase has protein sequence MVVQTLIDFERAPVFAIPTIDPVGGLTVREGMLIEGPQGWGEFSPLPHDGAPARWLTAAIEPGTVGWPDPVRGRVPIAVTVPAVDAARAHRIATDSTCRTAAVEVGAGPLAADIERVQAVRDALGPDGILRCDAKGRWDADSAVAAIVALDRAAGGLEFVAQPCPTLDELAQVRRRVEVPIAAAESIRDAADPMNVRLGDAADFCVLASGPLGGARRALRVAEACGLPCAVASTLETTIGLASGLALAGALPQLPFACELGTRGLLAGDVVADSRSLVVAGGYLPVAPMPPAPQRELLERYAVTEPARLAAWRARLQAAISTS, from the coding sequence GTGGTTGTGCAGACCCTGATCGATTTCGAGCGCGCGCCGGTTTTCGCCATCCCGACCATCGATCCCGTCGGTGGACTCACGGTTCGGGAGGGAATGCTCATCGAGGGGCCGCAGGGTTGGGGCGAATTCAGCCCGCTGCCGCACGATGGCGCGCCGGCCCGCTGGCTGACGGCGGCAATCGAGCCGGGCACCGTGGGCTGGCCCGACCCGGTGCGGGGCCGGGTGCCCATCGCGGTCACCGTTCCGGCTGTCGACGCCGCCCGAGCGCACCGGATCGCCACGGACTCGACGTGCCGGACCGCGGCGGTCGAGGTGGGCGCCGGGCCGCTGGCCGCGGACATCGAGCGGGTGCAGGCCGTCCGCGACGCGCTGGGGCCGGACGGCATCCTGCGATGCGACGCGAAAGGTCGGTGGGATGCCGACTCCGCCGTCGCGGCCATTGTGGCCCTGGATCGAGCGGCGGGCGGACTCGAGTTCGTCGCGCAACCCTGCCCGACGCTCGACGAGCTGGCACAGGTCAGGCGGCGGGTCGAGGTGCCCATCGCGGCCGCCGAATCGATCCGGGACGCGGCCGACCCGATGAACGTGCGCCTCGGCGACGCGGCCGATTTCTGCGTGCTCGCCAGCGGCCCCCTCGGCGGGGCTCGGCGCGCCTTGCGGGTCGCCGAGGCCTGCGGGTTGCCGTGTGCGGTGGCCTCCACGTTGGAGACGACCATCGGCCTGGCGTCGGGGCTGGCTCTCGCCGGTGCGTTGCCGCAGTTGCCGTTCGCCTGCGAGCTCGGCACCAGGGGGTTGCTCGCCGGCGACGTGGTCGCGGACTCCCGTTCCCTGGTCGTGGCCGGTGGCTACCTTCCCGTCGCGCCAATGCCGCCCGCTCCGCAGCGCGAGCTACTCGAGCGGTACGCAGTCACCGAGCCGGCCCGGCTGGCGGCATGGCGGGCGCGCCTGCAGGCCGCCATTTCCACCTCCTGA
- a CDS encoding aminoglycoside phosphotransferase family protein, with translation MIDLPEAVRAMGTRGPRWQSWVDALPRLIQTEFDEWELRADGPAWYGYCSIALPVRGPDGVPAVLKASFPDDESEHEHLALRRWGGTGAVRLLRADPHRRSMLLERLHQRNLNELWDIEACEIVADLYGRIHVPALPQLRSLAECTARWTAGLAQLPRNAPVPRRLVEQAIVLGGDLATDPATDGTLIHGDLHYENVLAADREPWLVIDPKPLNGDRHYEVAPMLWNRWDELSGYVRDGVRRRLAALVDAAGLDADRARAWVIVRMLHNAMWELTEEAQPDRDWVTTCVAIAKAVQD, from the coding sequence ATGATCGATCTGCCCGAGGCCGTGCGCGCGATGGGCACGCGGGGCCCACGGTGGCAGTCCTGGGTCGACGCCCTGCCCCGGCTCATCCAGACCGAGTTCGACGAGTGGGAGCTACGGGCCGACGGGCCGGCCTGGTACGGCTACTGCTCGATCGCGCTGCCGGTACGCGGGCCCGACGGAGTACCCGCGGTCCTCAAGGCGTCGTTTCCGGACGACGAGTCCGAACACGAACACCTCGCGTTGCGTCGCTGGGGCGGCACCGGAGCGGTCCGGTTGCTGCGGGCCGACCCGCACCGCAGAAGCATGCTGCTGGAACGGCTGCACCAGCGAAACCTCAACGAGCTGTGGGACATCGAAGCGTGCGAGATCGTCGCCGATCTCTACGGTCGCATCCACGTACCGGCCCTGCCCCAGCTGCGTTCACTGGCCGAGTGCACCGCGCGCTGGACGGCCGGGTTGGCGCAGCTCCCCCGCAACGCCCCGGTGCCGCGTCGTCTGGTCGAACAGGCGATCGTCCTCGGCGGTGACCTGGCCACCGATCCGGCCACCGACGGCACCCTGATCCACGGCGACCTGCACTACGAGAACGTGCTCGCCGCCGACCGGGAACCGTGGCTGGTGATCGATCCCAAACCGTTGAACGGGGATCGGCACTACGAGGTGGCGCCCATGTTGTGGAACCGGTGGGACGAGCTGTCGGGTTACGTGCGCGACGGTGTCCGGCGCAGGTTGGCGGCCTTGGTCGACGCGGCCGGGCTGGATGCCGACCGGGCCCGCGCTTGGGTGATCGTCCGCATGCTGCACAACGCGATGTGGGAGCTGACCGAGGAGGCCCAACCCGACCGCGACTGGGTGACCACCTGTGTCGCCATCGCCAAGGCGGTGCAGGACTGA
- a CDS encoding GDSL lipase, which yields MGRLTTFIVSLGLVVGLFAQAPQQRYVTSGLDPQINHIAVIGDSYTTGAVEGGQGPKGWTTLAWQSLSERGVQVDADVVAEGGAGYEARGNRGSIFADLTARAVQPDDALVVFFGSRNDKDANLAIYGRLSHDALTMARRTAPTARMLIIGPPWVNADVPPNLLGIRDILRDQARQVGATFIDPIAERWFFDNPELIGADGIHPTDAGHAYMADKIAPLIGKELPRWV from the coding sequence GTGGGTCGTCTGACCACTTTCATCGTCTCACTCGGCCTTGTGGTCGGGCTGTTCGCGCAGGCCCCCCAGCAGCGCTACGTCACCTCGGGTCTGGATCCCCAGATCAACCACATCGCGGTGATCGGCGATTCGTACACGACCGGTGCGGTCGAAGGTGGGCAGGGCCCGAAAGGGTGGACCACCCTGGCCTGGCAGTCCCTGTCGGAGCGCGGTGTACAGGTGGACGCCGATGTGGTGGCCGAGGGGGGAGCCGGCTACGAGGCGCGCGGCAACCGCGGCAGCATCTTCGCCGACCTGACGGCCCGGGCGGTGCAGCCCGATGACGCGCTGGTGGTCTTCTTCGGGTCCCGCAACGACAAGGACGCCAACCTGGCGATCTACGGCCGCCTCAGCCACGATGCCCTCACGATGGCCCGGCGGACGGCTCCCACCGCCCGGATGCTGATCATCGGGCCGCCCTGGGTGAATGCCGATGTGCCGCCGAACCTGCTCGGTATTCGCGACATCCTGCGGGATCAGGCCCGCCAGGTGGGCGCGACGTTCATCGATCCGATCGCCGAACGCTGGTTCTTCGACAACCCGGAGCTGATCGGTGCCGACGGGATCCACCCGACGGATGCCGGGCACGCATACATGGCCGACAAGATCGCCCCGCTGATCGGCAAGGAGCTCCCGCGCTGGGTCTGA
- a CDS encoding GlxA family transcriptional regulator — MAQAAAPRDIVFVVFDGMKLLDAAGPAEVFAEANRFGADYRLRIASVDGCDVTTSIGTPFAVTDRIAEIDSVDTVLVSGGDNLVGRPIDRALVASLRDVPSRTRRLASICTGAFILAAAGVLDGRRATTHWRHARLLARAYPTISVEPDAIFVRDHEVYTSAGVSAGIDLALALVESDHGADLVRDVARSLVVYLKRAGGQSQFSTLVESDAPAASVLRQVTDAIGADPTADHSVKSLAALASLSTRQLTRLFQAELGTTPARYVEAVRIDVARGALDAGRQVGEAARLAGFGSPETLRRVFIGHLGVSPKAYRDRFRTTSHG, encoded by the coding sequence ATGGCACAGGCTGCGGCGCCGCGCGACATCGTGTTCGTGGTCTTCGACGGGATGAAACTGCTCGATGCCGCCGGGCCCGCGGAGGTCTTCGCCGAGGCCAACCGCTTCGGCGCGGATTACCGCCTTCGGATCGCCTCCGTGGACGGCTGCGATGTCACCACCTCGATCGGTACCCCGTTCGCGGTGACCGACCGAATCGCGGAGATCGACTCCGTGGACACGGTTCTGGTCTCCGGCGGCGACAATCTGGTGGGACGACCCATCGATCGGGCCCTGGTGGCCTCACTGCGGGACGTACCCTCCCGCACCCGGCGTCTCGCTTCGATCTGCACCGGCGCCTTCATCCTGGCCGCGGCCGGCGTGCTCGACGGTCGTCGGGCCACCACGCACTGGCGCCACGCCCGGTTGCTGGCCCGCGCCTACCCCACGATCTCGGTCGAGCCCGACGCGATCTTCGTCCGGGACCACGAGGTCTACACATCGGCCGGCGTATCGGCCGGGATCGACCTGGCACTCGCCCTCGTGGAATCGGACCACGGGGCAGATCTGGTGCGCGATGTCGCCCGGTCCCTGGTGGTCTATCTCAAACGTGCCGGTGGACAGTCTCAGTTCTCCACCCTGGTGGAGTCCGACGCACCCGCCGCATCGGTGTTGCGTCAGGTCACCGATGCGATCGGGGCAGATCCCACCGCCGATCACAGTGTGAAAAGCCTTGCGGCACTGGCATCTTTGAGTACGCGCCAGTTGACGCGGCTGTTCCAGGCCGAGCTGGGCACCACACCGGCACGATACGTCGAAGCGGTGCGGATCGACGTCGCGCGAGGGGCTCTCGATGCCGGACGTCAGGTTGGTGAGGCAGCCCGTCTGGCCGGGTTCGGCAGCCCCGAAACCCTGCGGCGGGTGTTCATCGGCCACCTCGGAGTGTCACCGAAGGCCTACCGGGACCGGTTCCGCACCACGTCCCACGGCTGA